GTAGCCGCCCCTTGCTTTTTCAAGCACATAAGGAGCCTGCGTCATATTTTCCGTGCCGCCGCAAACAATTACATCGCTGTCTCCGCACATAATTGCCTGACTTGCCATAGCCACAGTGCGAAGCCCAGATCCGCATAACATATTTACGCAAAGGGCCGGCCTTTCAACGGGTATTCCCGCATTTACAGCCGCCTGCCTTGCTATGCCCTGATACTGGCCTGCCTGAAGTACGCATCCTAAATATGTGTCGTCAACGTCTTCCGGTTTAATTCCCGCCCTGTTTAAAGCTTCTTTTATAACTATCGTTCCAAGCTCAGCGGCTGAAACTGTTGAAAAAGCTCCCTGAAACGATCCGATTGGCGTCCTTACGGCGCTTGCAATAACTACTTCTCTCATTTAAAATTAACCTCCATATAAGCTGTTTTTAATATTACCTGTTAATAAACACCGGTTTTCTTTTCTCTACAAACGCTGTCATTCCTTCTTTTTGATCGGCGGTTGCAAAGCAAAGGCCGAAAAGGTTTTTCTCATAATCGATTGCGCTGTCCATATCAAGCTGTATTCCCCTGTTTATTGCTTCTTTTCCGTAAGAAACGGCAATAGAGGCGTTTTTAATTATTTTATTTGCCATTTTATAAGCTTCTTCCATCAGCTGTCCATCTTCGGCAATTTTATTTATAAGGCCAATCCTAAGCGCTTCTTCCGCTCCTATTTTATCGGCCGTAAGCACAAGTTCCTTTGCCCTTGTAAGGCCTACAAGCCTTGTAAGGCGCTGAGTTCCCGAAAATCCCGGTATAATGCCAAGGCTTGTTTCAGGAAGTCCGAATTTTGTATCGGCGTTTGCAATCCTGAGGTCGCACGCCATAGAAAGTTCGCATCCGCCGCCGAGGGCATAACCGTTAACAGCCGCGATAAAAATTTTATCCATTGATTCCATTCTTCTCAAAACTGTTGTAATATGCCCTGCAAATTCTTTCGCTCCTTTTGCGTCAAGATCCTTCATGTACGAAATATCGGCCCCGGCGGCAAAAGCTCTTCCTTCGCCTGTTATAATTACAACTCTTATCTCGTCATCTGCCTCAACTTCATCCAATGCATAACTTATTTCATGGAAAATAGCAGGCGTAAGAGCGTTTAATACTTTCGGCTTATTTATTTTTAAAAGAAATATTTCCCCTTGCTTTTCACAGATTATTTCTTTATATTCCGGCATTTTTAAATTCCTCCCCAAAGAAATTTTTAAATAA
Above is a window of Anaerotignum faecicola DNA encoding:
- a CDS encoding enoyl-CoA hydratase-related protein, with product MPEYKEIICEKQGEIFLLKINKPKVLNALTPAIFHEISYALDEVEADDEIRVVIITGEGRAFAAGADISYMKDLDAKGAKEFAGHITTVLRRMESMDKIFIAAVNGYALGGGCELSMACDLRIANADTKFGLPETSLGIIPGFSGTQRLTRLVGLTRAKELVLTADKIGAEEALRIGLINKIAEDGQLMEEAYKMANKIIKNASIAVSYGKEAINRGIQLDMDSAIDYEKNLFGLCFATADQKEGMTAFVEKRKPVFINR